Proteins encoded by one window of Lutibacter sp. A64:
- the map gene encoding type I methionyl aminopeptidase, with amino-acid sequence MILIKTREEIELMRESALIVSKTLGLLAKEVKPGVTTLFLDKIAEEFIRDQGAIPGFLGLYDFPNTLCMSPNAQVVHGIPNDKPLVDGDIISIDCGALKNGFYGDHAYTFEVGEVAPETKKLLEVTKESLYKGIAAFKAGNRVGDVGYAIQNYCEERGYGVVRELVGHGVGKKMHEDPEMPNYGKRGRGKKFVEGMVVAIEPMINLGTHRINQLSDGWTILTRDNKPSAHFEHDVAIVNGKPELLSTFKYIYKELGIESNEEDAFREVPLVV; translated from the coding sequence ATGATATTAATTAAAACACGAGAAGAAATTGAATTAATGCGAGAAAGTGCATTAATAGTGTCTAAAACTTTAGGTTTATTAGCAAAAGAAGTAAAACCAGGAGTAACAACGTTGTTTTTAGATAAAATAGCTGAAGAATTTATAAGAGATCAAGGTGCCATACCTGGGTTTTTAGGATTATACGATTTTCCAAATACACTTTGTATGAGTCCGAATGCACAAGTTGTTCATGGAATACCAAACGATAAACCATTAGTTGATGGTGATATTATTTCAATAGATTGTGGTGCGTTAAAAAATGGTTTTTACGGAGACCATGCTTATACTTTTGAAGTAGGCGAAGTTGCCCCAGAAACTAAAAAACTATTAGAAGTTACTAAAGAAAGCTTATATAAAGGTATTGCAGCGTTTAAAGCTGGAAATAGAGTAGGAGATGTAGGTTATGCAATTCAAAATTATTGCGAAGAAAGAGGTTATGGTGTTGTTAGAGAATTAGTAGGTCATGGCGTAGGGAAAAAAATGCACGAAGATCCAGAAATGCCTAATTATGGTAAAAGAGGAAGAGGTAAAAAGTTTGTTGAAGGTATGGTAGTTGCTATTGAACCGATGATTAATTTAGGAACTCATAGAATTAACCAATTAAGTGATGGTTGGACAATTTTAACTAGAGATAACAAACCAAGTGCACATTTTGAACATGATGTGGCTATTGTAAATGGTAAGCCAGAATTACTTTCTACCTTTAAATATATTTATAAAGAATTAGGTATAGAAAGCAATGAAGAAGATGCATTTAGAGAAGTGCCGTTAGTTGTTTAA